A window from Candidatus Paceibacterota bacterium encodes these proteins:
- a CDS encoding MFS transporter codes for MRHIVAHLKKEKYFSYIYLSAFLLSLHYAFVLYINSSFLEQFISTETIAFLFAGSALINITILLNITSLLRRFGNWRLMISFLVLEMIGMLGMALSTNAASVSICFLIFGSMASLLLFNLDIFLETEIKTETHTGGIRGIFLTMCNLAFVLSPFVVGHLVGENNYMSIYTLSFIFLLLLLPIIIKKFKTFQDPEYSTMRVKNALSHFRENGNLFHIYVTNFLLQFFYAVMIIYTPIYLHQYIGFSWGTIGEMFSIMLIPFILFQVPGGEISDHFGEKSILIVGLILMAISTLFLSLLGQNVIAWTILLFLTRCGASLVEIMTESYFFKHVKGKNSNIIGFFRTATPLSFVITPIVATLFLALFPMHYLYLLVGVMLLLGIQFAYNIKDTV; via the coding sequence GAAATACTTCAGCTATATTTATCTTTCCGCTTTTCTTCTCTCTCTTCACTATGCCTTTGTCCTCTATATCAATTCAAGCTTCCTCGAGCAATTCATTTCAACAGAGACAATAGCGTTTCTCTTCGCGGGAAGCGCTCTTATAAACATCACAATTCTCCTCAATATAACTTCCCTGCTTCGCCGATTTGGAAACTGGCGGCTTATGATTTCTTTCCTCGTCCTCGAGATGATAGGAATGCTCGGGATGGCTCTTTCTACAAATGCAGCAAGCGTAAGCATATGTTTTCTCATTTTTGGAAGTATGGCGTCCCTCCTCCTTTTTAATTTAGATATCTTTCTTGAGACAGAAATAAAAACAGAGACGCACACTGGCGGAATAAGGGGGATTTTTCTCACTATGTGTAATCTTGCTTTTGTCCTTTCTCCATTCGTCGTGGGACACCTCGTCGGAGAAAACAATTATATGAGCATCTATACCCTCTCTTTTATTTTCCTTTTGCTCTTACTCCCCATTATCATCAAAAAATTCAAAACGTTCCAAGATCCCGAGTACTCGACCATGCGCGTAAAAAACGCCCTTTCTCATTTCAGGGAAAATGGAAATCTATTCCACATTTACGTAACCAATTTCCTTTTGCAGTTTTTCTACGCGGTTATGATTATTTATACGCCGATTTACCTTCATCAATACATCGGCTTCTCGTGGGGCACAATCGGAGAGATGTTTTCCATTATGCTTATTCCATTCATTCTTTTCCAAGTTCCCGGGGGAGAAATTTCAGACCACTTCGGCGAAAAGAGCATTCTCATCGTGGGGCTCATTCTTATGGCGATTTCAACCCTGTTCCTCTCACTTCTCGGACAGAACGTCATCGCGTGGACCATCCTCCTCTTTCTCACCCGATGCGGAGCATCGCTCGTAGAAATAATGACGGAATCGTATTTTTTCAAGCACGTCAAAGGGAAAAACTCCAACATCATCGGTTTTTTCAGAACCGCCACGCCACTCTCCTTTGTCATTACGCCGATTGTGGCGACTCTTTTTCTTGCCCTTTTTCCGATGCATTATCTCTATCTCTTGGTCGGAGTGATGCTTCTTCTCGGAATACAATTTGCTTACAACATTAAAGATACTGTCTAA